The stretch of DNA GCGATGACGACGGTGAGCAGGGACTCCGGACGGTCCTGCTTCTCGGACGAGGGCATCGCTCCAGCATGCTCCGACTCTTGTAGACTCGTCCCATCAGGCGTCGACCCGGCCATCACCGGCGAGCCTCCGGAAGAACGCGGCAGCCCCACCGCCGTCAGTAGAACCGGGCGGACCGGACCGCGCCCCCTCCGGCGAACGAGCGGTCGGTCGCAGCGCGAGCAGCGATCGGCAAGCGAGGTGGTACCGCGGAGCACGCTCCGTCCTCGTGGCAGAGAACCCCGACCACAGGAGCCATGCGGTGCGCTACCCCTTGAACTCGAACGCCGACGGCGTCACGCCCTCGCCGAGCTTCCCCGCCGTCGAGCAGGGGATCCTCGCCTTCTGGAAGGGCGACGACACCTTCCAGGCGTCGATCGACCAGCGCGAGGGCTGCCCCGAGTGGACGTTCTACGACGGCCCGCCCTTCGCGAACGGCCTGCCGCACTACGGCCACCTGCTGACCGGCTACGCCAAGGACGTCTTCCCGCGCTACCAGACCATGCGTGGCAAGCAGGTGCACCGCCGGTTCGGGTGGGACACCCACGGCCTGCCCGCCGAGCTCGAGGCCATGCGCCAGCTCGGCATCACCGAGAAGCACGAGATCGACGACATGGGCGTCGACGTCTTCAACGCGGCCGCCAAGAAGTCCGTGCTGCAGTACACCGACGAGTGGCAGGCCTACGTCACCCGCCAGGCGCGCTGGGTCGACTTCGAGGACGACTACAAGACCCTCGACGTCACCTTCATGGAGAGCGTCCTGTGGGCGTGGAAGCAGCTCTGGGACAAGGGCCTGGCGTACGAGGGCTTCCGGGTCCTGCCGTACTGCTGGAACGACCAGACGCCGCTGTCGAACCACGAGCTCCGCATGGACGACGACGTCTACAAGACGCGTCAGGACCAGTCGGTCACGGTCGCCTTCCCCCTGCAGGGGTCGCGCGCCGCGGCGCTCGACCTGACGGGAGTCCGCGCGCTCGCCTGGACGACGACCCCCTGGACCCTGCCGACGAACGCCGCGCTCGCGGTCGGTCCGGAGATCGCGTACGCGGTCGTGCCGGCCGGGCCGGGAGGCGCGGCTGACGGTGGCGCCGCCGGTTCCGCCACCTACCTGCTCGCGTCCGACACCGTGGCCGCTCACGCGAAGGACCTCGGCTACGAGAGCGCGGACGACGCCACCGCCGCCGTGCTCCGCACGGTCGCCGGCGCCGAGCTCGACGGCGTCGAGTACGAGCGGCTGTTCGACTTCCTGGCGGACACCGAGGGCTACGAGCACGCGTGGCGGATCCTCGTGGCGGAGTACGTCGAGACGGGCGAGGGCACGGGGATCGTGCACCAGGCCCCGGCCTACGGCGCCGACGACCAGGAGGTCTGTGCGGCCGCCGGCATCCCCGTCGTGCTCTCCCTCGACGAGGGCGGCCTCTTCACCGCGCAGTTCGGCGAGGTCGCCGGCATGCTCTGGTCGGACGCGAACAAGCCGCTCACCAGGGCCGTGCGCGAACAGGGCCGACTGCTCCGCCAGGCCTCCTACGAGCACAGCTACCCGCACTGCTGGCGCTGCCGCAAGCCGCTCATCTACAAGGCGGTCTCGTCGTGGTTCGTCCGCGTCACCGAGTTCCGCGACCGGATGGGCGAGCTCAACCAGGACATCAACTGGGTGCCGGACAACGTCAAGGACGGCCAGTTCGGCAAGTGGGTCGGGAACGCCATCGACTGGTCGGTCTCCCGCAACCGCTACTTCGGCACGCCGATCCCGGTGTGGGTGTCCGACGACCCGGCGTACCCGCGCCAGGACGTCTACGGCTCGCTCGAGGAGCTCGAGCGCGACTTCGGCCGTCTGCCGGTGAACGCCGACGGCGAGGTCGACCTGCACCGCCCGTTCATCGACGAGCTCACCCGCCCGAACCCGGACGACCCCACGGGGCAGTCGACCATGCGCCGCATCTCGGACGTGTTCGACGTCTGGTTCGACTCCGGCTCGATGCCGTACGCCCAGGTCCACTACCCCTTCGAGAACCGCGAGTGGTTCGAGGAGCACAGCCCGGCCGACTTCATCGTCGAGTACATCGGGCAGACCCGCGGCTGGTTCTACGTCATGCACGCGCTGTCGACCGCGCTGTTCGACCGCCCCGCCTTCCGGAACGTGATCAGCCACGGCATCGTGCTCGGCTCGGACGGCCAGAAGATGTCGAAGTCGCTGCGGAACTACCCGGACGTGTCCGAGGTGTTCGACCGCGACGGCGCCGACGCGATGCGCTGGTTCCTCATGTCCTCGTCGGTGATCCGCGGCGGCAACCTCGTCGTCACCGAGGAGGGCATCCGCCAGGGCGTCCGCGAGTTCCTGCTGCCCCTGTGGTCGACGTACTACTTCTTCACCCTCTACGCGAACGCGTCGGGTGACTCGGGGTACCAGGCACAGCGCCGAACCGACAGCACCGACGTGCTCGACCGGTACCTGCTCGCGAAGACCCGCGTGCTCGTGGCGGACGTGCAGCAGCACCTCGACGCACTCGACACCCCGCTCGCGGCGCAGGCCGTCCGCGACTTCGCCGACGTGCTGACGAACTGGTACGTCCGTCGGTCGCGTGACAAGTTCTGGCTCGGCGCGGAGTCGTCGCCCGAGGCCCGGGCCGCGTTCGACACGCTGTACACCGTGCTCGAGACGCTCACCCGCGTCGCCGCCCCCCTCGCGCCGCTCGTGACCGAGGAGGTCTGGAAGGGCCTGACCGGCGGGCGCAGCGTGCACCTCGAGGACTTCCCGGACGCCGCCGAGTTCCCCGAGGACGATGCCCTGGTCGCCGCGATGGACCGTGTGCGCGATGTCGCGTCGAAGGGGCTCGCGCTCCGCAAGGCCACCGGCCGTCGCGTCCGCCTGCCGCTCGCCACGCTGACCCTCGTCGTGCCCGATCCCGCAGGCGTCGAGCCGTTCGCGGACATCCTCCGCGACGAGCTCAACGTCAAGCGGGTCGTGCTCGAGCAGCAGGAGGAGTCCTCGCTCGGCCGCTACGGCATCGAGCGGAAGCTCACCGTGAACGCCCGCGCGGCCGGACCGCGCATCGGGAAGCAGGTGCAGCAGGTGATCCCGGCTGCGAAGAGGGGCGACTGGGTCGCGACCGAGTCCGGCGTGACCGTCGGCGGCGTGGACCTCGTCGAGGGCGAGTACACGCTCGACCTCACCGTGGCGGACGACTCCGTCGCGGTGGCGTTCCTCGACGGCGGCGGCTTCGCGGTGCTCGACACCGTGACGACCCCCGAGCTCGAGGCCGAGGGTCTGGCGCGCGACGTCGTCCGAGCCGTGCAGCAGGCCCGTCGCGACGCCGACCTCGACGTCAGCGACCGCATCGCGCTGACGCTCCGGGTGTCGGACGACGCCGAGGCAGCGGTCCGCACGCACGAGCAGCTCATCGCGGGGGAGACCCTCGCGACGAGTGTCGAGGTGACCACGACGACGTTCGCTCCCGGCGAGGGCTCGGACGTCGGCGACGGTGCGAAGGTGTCCGTGGAGGTGGCACGCGCATGAGCGACAGCGAGCAGTACGACCACGACGACCCGTCCGCGGACGGCATCGAGATCCCCGTCGGTCCTGCCGGTGACCAGGCACCTGCGGAGGCGCTCCCGTACGGCGGGGAGGACGCCGAGGTCCGCCGGGTCGAGGCAGCGCTGTACGCGCGCATCGGCGAGCAGGCCCCCGAGCGCCGGCTGACCGCCACGCGCCGCGCGGTCGAGCTCTTGGGCGACCCGCACCTGGCCTACCCCGTCATCCACGTCACCGGGACGAACGGCAAGACCTCGACGGCGCGCATGACGGAGAGCATCGTCCGCGCGCACGGGCTCCGGACGGGCCTGATGACGAGTCCGCACCTCGTGTCCATCCGGGAGCGCATCGTGATCGACGGCGAGCCGATCGCCGCGGACCGCTTCGTGGAGAACTGGGACGACATCACCCCGATCCTCGAGATGACGGACCAGGAGCTCACCGCGAAGGGCGAGCAGCCGCTCACCTTCTTCGAGGCCCTCACCGTCCTCGCGCTGGCGTGCTTCGCCGAGGCGCCGGTGGACGTCGCGGTGATCGAGGTCGGCATGGGCGGCGAGTGGGACTCCACCAACGTCGTGCAGAGCCAGGTCGCGGTGTTCACCCCGATCGCGATCGACCACGCCAAGCAGCTCGGCAGCACGGTGGCCGAGATCGCCCGTACGAAGTCGGGGATCATCAAGCCGTCCTCGTCGGTCGTGTCGAGCGCGCAGACGCCCGAGGCACTCGCCGAGCTCGAGCGCGCCGCCGAGCTCACCGAGTCGACGCTCGCGGTCGAGGGCACCGGGTTCTCCGTCGTGTCCGACACCCCGGCGGTCGGCGGGCAGCTCGTCTCCGTGCAGGGGATCGCCGGACGGTACGACGACCTGTTCGTGCCGCTCTTCGGTCAGCACCAGGCCCACAACGCCGCCGTCGCGATCGCCGCGGTCGAGTCGTTCCTCGGACGCGGGTCCCAGGCCCTCGACGAGGACGTCCTGTCCGAGGGGCTCGCCGGCGCGACCAGCCCCGGGCGCCTGCAGCCGATCGCCCAGGAGCCGACCCTCGTGGTCGACGCCGCGCACAACCCGCACGGCGCACGAGCGCTGGCCGAGGCACTGCCGGTCGCGTTCCCGTCGGAGCACGTCGTCGGCGTCGTCGGGATCCTCGGCGACAAGGACGCCCGTGGCTTCGTCCGGGCGCTCGCGGACACCGTGCAGACCTTCGTCGTGACGCAGCCGCCGGGGGACCGCGCGATGGACGCGGATGCGTTCGCGCGGGTCGTCGTGGCCGAGGTCGGCGAGGACCGCGTCGTCGTCGAGCCCTCGCTCGAGCAGGCACTGCAGGAGGCCCGTGACCTGGCGGACGAGGCGGACGCCGAGGACGCCCTCGTGCTCGTCGCCGGCTCCATCGTGATGGTGGGGAAGGTCATGGACCTGGTCCACGCGGAAGGCGGGGCAGCGTGACGGACGCACCACGGGCCTCCCGGCCGGGCCGACAGCCGCGCGTGCGGAAGCCGCGCCCGCAGCGCGGAGCCCGCGAGAGCCTGCTCTCGATCACCCTCGGACTCGAGGCCGTGATGTTCTTCTTCCCGATGCTCGTCGTCTACGGGAAGGGCACGCTGCCGCCGCTCGCGGCGTTCGGCGGGGGCATCCTGGCGATCATCGTCCTCGCAGCTGCCTCACGCCTGACGGGCAAGCCGGCCGGTGTATGGTTCGGATGGCTGCTGCAGGCGGCCATCCTCGCCACCGGGTTCATCGAACCGTTCATGTTCGCGGTCGGCGCGGTGTTCCTGGCGCTGTGGGTGTTCTGCTTCGTCAAGGGCGGTCAGCTCGACCGGCAGAACGCCGCGTTCCGGGCCGCCCAGGCCGAGGACTGACCACCACCGAACCACAGGAGAACTGCGTGTCCGATCTCGAAGAGACCCTCGTCCTCGTCAAGCCCGACGGCGTCGCCCGCCAGCTCACCGGAGAGGTCCTCCGTCGCATCGAGACCAAGGGCTACGAGATCGTCGACCTGAAGATGGTGACGGCGTCGCGCGAGCTGCTCGACCAGCACTACGAGGAGCACCAGGGCAAGCCGTTCTTCGAGCCGCTCGTCGAGTTCATGCAGTCCGGCCCGGTCGTCGCCGTGCGCGTCGCCGGCAACGGTGTCATCGCGGGCTTCCGCTCGCTCGCCGGCACCACGGACCCGACCTCGGCCGCGCCCGGCACCATCCGTGGAGACCTCGGTCGCGACTGGGGCCTGAAGGTGCAGCAGAACCTCGTGCACGGCTCGGACTCCCCGGAGTCGGCCGCCCGCGAGCTCGCGCTCTGGTTCGCCTGATCGACGGAAGCGGAGCACAGACGCGATGACGAACAACGACCGTCCCACCAAGAACGAGCGTCGCCAGCACGCCCGTGAGGTCGCCCGGCAGCGGGCCGACGCCGAGAAGCGCCGCAAGCGCCGCAACAAGTGGTTCCTGCAGGGCGGTATCGGCTTGGGCATCGTGGCCGTCGCGGCGATCATCGCGATCGTCGTGGTGAACGTGAACAGCGGCGGCACCACGTCGGCTGCCGGCCCGAAGAACATGGTCACCGGGGGCATCCAGTTCACCGGCGGCGACGGGAAGATCACGCCCGTCACGACCGGAGCGGTCTCGGCGGACGGCACCCCGTCGCCGGTCGCGACCGCCGACAGCGACGGCAAGGTCAAGGTCGTCGAGTACGTCGACTGGGCCTGCCCGGTCTGCAAGCAGTTCGAGGGCGCTTACGCCGACCAGATCACCGACTTCGTGAAGAACGGGCAGGCGACGCTCGAGATCCACCCGGTGTCGATCCTC from Curtobacterium sp. SGAir0471 encodes:
- the ileS gene encoding isoleucine--tRNA ligase: MRYPLNSNADGVTPSPSFPAVEQGILAFWKGDDTFQASIDQREGCPEWTFYDGPPFANGLPHYGHLLTGYAKDVFPRYQTMRGKQVHRRFGWDTHGLPAELEAMRQLGITEKHEIDDMGVDVFNAAAKKSVLQYTDEWQAYVTRQARWVDFEDDYKTLDVTFMESVLWAWKQLWDKGLAYEGFRVLPYCWNDQTPLSNHELRMDDDVYKTRQDQSVTVAFPLQGSRAAALDLTGVRALAWTTTPWTLPTNAALAVGPEIAYAVVPAGPGGAADGGAAGSATYLLASDTVAAHAKDLGYESADDATAAVLRTVAGAELDGVEYERLFDFLADTEGYEHAWRILVAEYVETGEGTGIVHQAPAYGADDQEVCAAAGIPVVLSLDEGGLFTAQFGEVAGMLWSDANKPLTRAVREQGRLLRQASYEHSYPHCWRCRKPLIYKAVSSWFVRVTEFRDRMGELNQDINWVPDNVKDGQFGKWVGNAIDWSVSRNRYFGTPIPVWVSDDPAYPRQDVYGSLEELERDFGRLPVNADGEVDLHRPFIDELTRPNPDDPTGQSTMRRISDVFDVWFDSGSMPYAQVHYPFENREWFEEHSPADFIVEYIGQTRGWFYVMHALSTALFDRPAFRNVISHGIVLGSDGQKMSKSLRNYPDVSEVFDRDGADAMRWFLMSSSVIRGGNLVVTEEGIRQGVREFLLPLWSTYYFFTLYANASGDSGYQAQRRTDSTDVLDRYLLAKTRVLVADVQQHLDALDTPLAAQAVRDFADVLTNWYVRRSRDKFWLGAESSPEARAAFDTLYTVLETLTRVAAPLAPLVTEEVWKGLTGGRSVHLEDFPDAAEFPEDDALVAAMDRVRDVASKGLALRKATGRRVRLPLATLTLVVPDPAGVEPFADILRDELNVKRVVLEQQEESSLGRYGIERKLTVNARAAGPRIGKQVQQVIPAAKRGDWVATESGVTVGGVDLVEGEYTLDLTVADDSVAVAFLDGGGFAVLDTVTTPELEAEGLARDVVRAVQQARRDADLDVSDRIALTLRVSDDAEAAVRTHEQLIAGETLATSVEVTTTTFAPGEGSDVGDGAKVSVEVARA
- a CDS encoding DUF4233 domain-containing protein, whose translation is MTDAPRASRPGRQPRVRKPRPQRGARESLLSITLGLEAVMFFFPMLVVYGKGTLPPLAAFGGGILAIIVLAAASRLTGKPAGVWFGWLLQAAILATGFIEPFMFAVGAVFLALWVFCFVKGGQLDRQNAAFRAAQAED
- the ndk gene encoding nucleoside-diphosphate kinase, with amino-acid sequence MSDLEETLVLVKPDGVARQLTGEVLRRIETKGYEIVDLKMVTASRELLDQHYEEHQGKPFFEPLVEFMQSGPVVAVRVAGNGVIAGFRSLAGTTDPTSAAPGTIRGDLGRDWGLKVQQNLVHGSDSPESAARELALWFA
- a CDS encoding bifunctional folylpolyglutamate synthase/dihydrofolate synthase produces the protein MSDSEQYDHDDPSADGIEIPVGPAGDQAPAEALPYGGEDAEVRRVEAALYARIGEQAPERRLTATRRAVELLGDPHLAYPVIHVTGTNGKTSTARMTESIVRAHGLRTGLMTSPHLVSIRERIVIDGEPIAADRFVENWDDITPILEMTDQELTAKGEQPLTFFEALTVLALACFAEAPVDVAVIEVGMGGEWDSTNVVQSQVAVFTPIAIDHAKQLGSTVAEIARTKSGIIKPSSSVVSSAQTPEALAELERAAELTESTLAVEGTGFSVVSDTPAVGGQLVSVQGIAGRYDDLFVPLFGQHQAHNAAVAIAAVESFLGRGSQALDEDVLSEGLAGATSPGRLQPIAQEPTLVVDAAHNPHGARALAEALPVAFPSEHVVGVVGILGDKDARGFVRALADTVQTFVVTQPPGDRAMDADAFARVVVAEVGEDRVVVEPSLEQALQEARDLADEADAEDALVLVAGSIVMVGKVMDLVHAEGGAA
- a CDS encoding DsbA family protein, giving the protein MTNNDRPTKNERRQHAREVARQRADAEKRRKRRNKWFLQGGIGLGIVAVAAIIAIVVVNVNSGGTTSAAGPKNMVTGGIQFTGGDGKITPVTTGAVSADGTPSPVATADSDGKVKVVEYVDWACPVCKQFEGAYADQITDFVKNGQATLEIHPVSILDRSYLGSRYASRAANAAMCVANYAPDKFLDVQTQFFEKQPEEGTKGLTNAEIADLVKAGGATGSDVSECLSNETYKGWVTKITNQVTSDPAVAGPQGFGTPTILVNGQRVSTLTDVVPTIEAAAK